Within the Rosa rugosa chromosome 2, drRosRugo1.1, whole genome shotgun sequence genome, the region TGAGCTGTTTCTGAAAATGCTACTCATGAGGAGCTCCGGGATAGAGTGTGTGGTCGTATCAGGGAAGACCCAAATGAATGTGGAAATAGAGTGAAGGCTGTATATTGTGGAACGTCTCTAAGCTATCCTGTGGAGATAGTAGACAATGGTGATGCGACTGCTTCTATTTTGTGAGAGTGCGGGAGACTGGAAATTCCCATGTGCATTACCCCTGAAATTAGGGTATTTGCTTCTGGAGTGGAAGTAATCAACATGCTTCGGTTGGTCTTGCAACTCAAGCTAACGAGAAGTCATTCTGTAGATCCCCattctcaataaaaaaaaaaaagtcaattgCATTTGATTCTGGGGCTCGAGAAAAGTTTTATTTTGGAGATGAGTTGATTCAAttctaaaatcaaaattttcttGATTTGAAGTTCAGTGCATGACAATTGTACATGGCAACTCCGTGCAACCAAGTCACCCAGAGTTTGAGTATATTATCCTAAGATGTTATGATAGTCTGCACTCTTGTTCATCAGATGCTTCTCGTCATGACCACAAGCAATCCTCTTATTGGTCAATATATAACGTCAAATTACAAGGGTGTTTCATGCCAATATAAACCAAAAGATATTATTGTGGACTTGCCGAACGATCTTGGTGTGGATGTAAGTTATGGGAAATGTTGGAGGGCTTAAGAATGTGCATTAGAAGATTTCTGGGAATCTTCTAGGTGATCCAAAAAAACGCAAGGAGAGAATTCATTCTCATGGAGAAGGCCAGTCTATGCGGAAGTGTGGGAGATGTGGTGCAACTGGTCACATAAACCTGTAAGTACCTTATTCTTCATCATCTTAATCCTGCAAGTGAGGGCTGTtagttgtttatttattttattttattttgaaaagaagTGTGCTACTAAAACTGGAACATGACTTTGCCTAGAGTTGTGGTAGTGCTTTACTCTCTTAGAGATGACTGTTATAATGTTTCTGATCTTATAATCATCTCGTGCTTTCATTTGGTTTTATTTTAGTGAGACTTTTCTTATTAatcttaataaaaaaaatttgtagcTCAAAATGGCTCCTAGTAATGTGCCAGACTCTAAAAAATGCACTACATGGTTTCTAGTATTCACTTGAAATGCTTTTCAGGTGGCATGAAAAAGTACCAAGGTGCCTTTAAATCATTTCAACATTTCAAAGTAGTTCATAAAAAGACTTACTCTAAACAATATCAATTCAAACTAAAATGGTTTCAAGCTCAGTATTTTATTATGGTTCTTGCTTTCTTGTGTTCAATATTGTTAATGAATTGAAGAGATTTTAAAATCCAATCACAGGGTTGTGTCTGTTTTCTGTAGTCTTTTTACATCCTCAAGACACCATGTCTTCCGCGAAATGTCCCCCCTTTACTTCTTaaccttatatatattttttcctgGAAACAACAGAATGGCTATATATGCCTGCCCTCTAAAGAGAAGGTACATGAAATGGGTATGATCCTGGTCATGTACCATGTGAATAGATGTTATTTTGGGCTTGTGCTGCCAGGTTTTTTGTATCTGCTTAGGCTCAGGATGCTTACAGTATTATAATGAGTTTTGCTCATTTCCTTCTTATAGAGGATGAAGTTGAGGGTTCCGTCATTATCTCACCTTTTCCATATTAGGTAAGAAATTAAGATTAGAAAATTTCAGCCTATAAGATATATTAGGTAAGAAGTGTTAGATTAGAAAGTTACCATCTCCTGGTGGTTTTAGGTAAGAAGAATGAAAACTCTgaaatttgtgattttttttgtttttttgtttttcacaaAACCTGCGtagatatgtatatgttgtcATGTAGACAGGCATAAATAGACACGTGCATGACTGCTTGTGTTGACTTCCTAAGGAGTTGATGCAAATGAGGGTTTTCAATGTGAACCAAGGTTTCACGCTgtactttttattttgttttggttataCCTGAATCCCTTATCATGAATGATAGCTAGGTATAGATAACACTGGTATAATTACATAATATATTGTAATCTAACTATTGTCAGAAATTATTATGAATTAATGAAGAAAAGAGATTTAAGCAAATGAAGAGTTGACTGTGCACTCTATGAGGTTGATGTCATAAAGTTTACATATGTAAATTACTTATATAGCATATCTACCTAAGTTGCATAAATAGTGTAGACACACAAacatatatactatatatatatatatatatatatatatatatatgtatgtatctaTGCatgtaaacacacacacacacacatatttgtAGTACATCCACTGATATAGGCCAAGCATGGTGTTATTTCTGGAAAGCAAGGTTCTATAGTCCTAATTTTACAATCTGTGCATAAAGTGGCTTCTCACAAAATCGAATCAAGTAGCATATACGAGACAGCTCTACTTGACTCGATTATACTTTtgcaaatttttatttaatgcaTACGTTTTTATTAAAACACACTTAGACAGTGATTGCGGGCTCCTGCCAGATATAGCAAGCTAATACTTAGAATCTGTTACCATCTAATAGGATTTGCAGGCTATTAAAGCCGACGTATCCTTAATATATCCCCTGAACAGATTTGAAAGTGTTAATTAAAGGTTGTTTCCAGACACTACTATGGCAGGTGTACTATTTGTAGTGCTATGACATTTGTTTTGCATTGCGTAATTGGTGTTGATGCATTCTCTACGCATTAATGGGTATCCTGGATGCAGATAGGATTTCTGGAAAGAATCTATTGCATGAAGCTTTACCGGAAACTTTTTATCTATTGCGCTTTCTCTGAGATCTTTTCTTAAATGAGTTTTATCAGTATGGTCGTATGCGTTTAATTACTCTTTACCCCTATGGCCCGTAGCTACCCCGGTAATGGGTATAAATAGAGGTAAGGAGCAAGGCACTCTTCCTCGTCCCTCCATTGTTATTGCTCCTGCTAGCTTTACTTCTTCTTGCAAGAATTGTATTAAGGTTTTCCTTTTGACCCCTAACCTTGAAAAGGGTGTACAGTGCTTCTATTGCCAAAGCGTGTTCAACAATCCCCAGGCTGTAGGGGGGCATCTTCGGGTCCATCaggaagagatcaaggaaatgAAGAGCTGGAACTttcctggccatttcagtaactCAGAAATCATTACTAGCAATACTCAACCTCTCACCATCTCCCATCCTGAGAACTTTTCTGAAGGTGCTGGGAGCCATCAATCTCGTTTGCTCTCAAATGGAGTTTGTCAGTTCAATACTGATCAAGTTCAAAATTTTATGGATAGTATGCCATCCCTTTCTGAAAATGCCTTGCCATGCTTTCAGAATAACTACTGTGGCAAGCTTCCTTCTCTTGTGGATGCTGTAACTTTTGATCCAGATCTCAGCTCAAATCAGTCGCCTGCCTTCAAGGAGCGTAATATTCTTGATTTCTTTAATTGCAATCTCAGTCAATCTTCAGGCCAAGGTGAAGCTGGTCAATCTAAGAAAAATAATGGAGGTAAGAGGCGCTGCTCAGGTGAAGCCCAAGGAAATGCTGGGACTGTGAATGAGTTGAAAAGGACCAAGATTAACTCAGATGAGATGGAAACTGATAGTCCTCAGAAGAAAGAGCTTCTTCTTGTTAAAGAGGAGGACAACTCCAATTCTGGTTCAGGAATGCCTTATGATGTGGAAGAAGGCGAGACAAACCTTGATCTGTCGCTACATCTGTAGCTTTTGTACCTGCTTCCTATCTCCTTTTCTGGGTCAGAAAAATCTCCGAATGCAAAAGAGGAAGGCGGAACAAAATTAGATCTATCTCTTCTTTGTCCCTGCTTTGTTTAGATAATAAGTTTGCTAGTATTGAATAAGAATCTACATATGTATTTGCAAATAAACATGGGCTTGATAGAAGGATATAAAGTTCTGAATCTATATGTGCCCCTCTAGTTGTCTTTTTCTTCTTAAACAATGTTCACTTGTTTACTTCTATGGTCTTGAAGTTGATATCAAGATGTCAATATAGTAGGAAACACATCCGTTTATTTTTCTATGCAGAAAGTTCTTTTATGTGGAAATAAACATATTGTAGGCTAGTAGAAGATTATGGcagttgtgaatgtgtctttaCTTTTGTACTACTTGTGATTTGCAGTTTAAGCTTTGGTTTTTATGCTTTGGTAATGTTATTGATCGAATTCAAGTCCACTGAAGCTGCGAGCGTCTTGGATTATTGTTGTCTAGTACAGTTAAGGGGTTATCTTCTATGAGGTTTTGGTTCAAGGTTTGTTATTCCTCTTTCTGTAATGGCTATTTTGCATAGAATTCTCGGATATATCTTGCATGTTTGGTAAGCAACAAGGCTATGCCAACAAGTTGATTTATGTTATCTTTAATGGGGTTCAACAGTGGAGAAAAGTACCAAATCTGTAACTTGTATATGGTTCCTTACCTTCTCAGGAATGCTCGTTGTTATTAGTTCTTAATCATTTTGCAGTCACATGGAGTGGAAAAACTTATCACATGCCATTCACTTCTTTTATCAATTATGCACTTATGCAGTAGTCTTACCtctttctcttcattttttaaATACTTCTATTTCATCATTTATCAAGTTAGTAATAACAATTGAACCTAACAAGTTGAAGACTGGTTTGATTTATTCTCTTGGGATCTATCTACTACTTGTAGCATTGGTTGAACACTTTCTCGCCTTTTCGTTTTCTGTTTATGATCCTTGAATATTTGAAGCCAGCAGAAAATCGGACTACATTAAACAGCTGGAGTCATTTGTCAAATGAACCTATAGGCTTCACATTGGaaaattttctttcctttttataTCCTTTGTTCTTGGCATTGTTTCGTTttatatcctttttttttttttggcattgtTTCGTTCTATATCCTTTTCTTTGGCATTTTTTCGTTTTATATCCATTTGAATATATTCCGCCTGAATCTTCTTATGTTCGTAAATCTGCCTCCCACCTCCAAAGGCACGCATCTGTCAACAAAAGGCAGCAGTAACTGCAAAATCATTACCAAGGATTCTATAACACAAGTAGCAGAAACTAGATAATATACTTGCCATATCCGGTTAGATAGGATAAATTTCAAATGATTATTATAGGTTTTGTGACTTGCCATTGGGATTGTAGCACCCCCGATACAGATTTAGAATGAACTAAAGAGATTTCAGGTTTGAGATATAGTAGCACAGACCTGTCATCAAGACATTTGCTTCCTGCAAAATTGAGTAGATGTGAATTTGTTAGGAGGACTTGTATAAGATTAATAGGAAAAAGGCTGCTGAAAATACCCACAAGAAAGGAAtgtatattttattttggttgCAGAATTCCATTGCTTTATTTTTGCTAACTTCACCTGCTTTCTATAACATGTTTAACACATCTAGTATGCCGAGGTTTCTGGTAGATTCTCAGTCGTATAGATGCCTTATGTATTGTCTCTATAACTAGCAAGCAAATTTCTCCCTGTTTGGGTTAAATTAAGCAGTCATCTGAAACAAACTCACTGTCAAGAAAGATTTGATATAAGATATCATGGAGTTGGAGGCTATTTGTTTTGAAACTAACTCCTCACTTCTCAGCTTCTCTAAATCTTGTGGCacatgaaaaatagaaacaaatGAGTAAAAAATAATCTAATGCATCAATAAAGCCCCTGAACTTGCAATTGCAAATATAACCCCATAAACTTGGGAAAAACTGCCGATTTGCACCCTTTTTGTCAAATTCAACGTTTTCCAACTAAATGTGAGGGGTAATATGATAATttaatattatttatttgaataataaaaataaatgaaaaataattcTTTAGAGGGAGATTCATGCCCTTCCATctacctattttttttttttttgtacaattTCATCTACTTATTTACTCATTCACTTCacaacttttatttattttatttttttgcaaaATTATGGCTACATTTTATTATttcaataagaaaaattaagcgaaaaaataaaaatttaacacTGAACCGAATTGAtgaactacttttttttttgcactTATAATAgacaatctttttttttaaaggtaATAGACGAtctttataataaaaaataaaaataattttttatttctccacttaatttttcttattgaaATAATAAAATGTAGCCATAAttttgtaaaagaaaaaatttcctCGAATGAATAAGTAAATAAGTAGATGGaattgtacaaaaaaaaaaaagtagatggAAGATTGGAAGGGCATGACTCTCCctctaaaaaattattttttatttatttttattattcaaagaaataaatataatattaaaattaaaataaatagaaaatgaCCATATTACCCATCTAGAATTTGCCAGAGGAATTGGCAGTTTTAACCAAATTCAGGAGGTTAAGTTTTCGCAATTACAATTTGAAGgtgtaaaatgacaattattACTAAGTTCAGAGTGTACTTTGGCAATTATGTCTAAACTTTATCATATCAAGACTTTTAATATTGTATGTTACATGCCCAAACAAGAGATAGGAGCCTAACCACCACAACAACCATGTGTGGTCGAGTTGATAAGAGCCTTTAGGTGGGGAACCCACATCGGGGTTCGAATCCCGCTGACGCtaattggagttaaatcccaatctATTCTTTGTGGTCAGGAgagaggaagcgttctgacatgaTTCCccagcacggattagtctcttgGCCTAAGAAGCCTTTAAAAAACCGTGTGATCTCGAAAAGAGTAAAAATAATTTCATGCATTAATAATTTTCATCATGTCAAGTGCTTCGACATGTTATAGTACATGCTTAAACAAGACACTGAAGCTAGTAGATATGAGCGATTAAAGTTTTTAGCAGACCGGTGGTGGTTGTGCAAAGCCGCAAATTGGTAAGAAGATAGAAATGCTTAAACCACTATAAAAAAAATCCGTTTGAGAATTTTGAGCACCATCACTTGGAAAATGTCTTAAGAATTACTTTTTACCAATTGTGAGATTATGACATGGGacaatttaaataaaaaatagtcTTGGCATGGTTTAACAGTTTGGATGTGTCGTGACATGCTTCACCTCGTCAAGGCCCTTGTTTAGTGAAAGCTTCCCATGTCATAATCTAACAATTGGTAAAATAGGATCTGTCAATATCTCAACAGGCCCCTTTTTTAGTGTGAGAACCTCTGCCTTCTCTCTACAAAACCCAACCGACTAGTTTTCCTTCTCCTCCCCCCTCTCTTGCTAGATCTAGATCGTTTTCTGATCTGGATCTCTGGTTTGAGAGTTGGGGGAGCGGCTTTTTCCATTTTACCGGCTTTCTGTTTCTCTCTTTCCGTTTGTTTTTGTCCGTTTTCTTTCCCTCTACCGTCTTGGGTAGTTCTTTCCCTCTACCGTCTTGGGTAGTTTTGCTCGGAGCTTGTCTCCGTTTCTGGCCCTGGGGGTTCCTCTTGTtcccatttttcctttttccggttgtttctttcttcatcctcttccccTTGTAGTTCTTTCTTCTGCCATGATCGGTTACTTCGCTCCTCGGAACTTTTTAAGTGGGGTTTACTCACTATTGCACTGGGTGATGCTTCAAGACGCTGTGTACCTTTCGGTGCCTGTTTCTTTGGTCCCTTTCTCACCTAATCCTTTCATCCGGTTTATACCGGTTGTTGTTCTTCTGGCTACTTTGTTCTTGGCAGATTTGGTTCGATGTGGTGAAGGTGATGTTTGCAAATACCTCTGGAAATCTGATGGTTGGGACATTGAATTCGATATGGGTCCTTCCTCTGCGCTTTCGATTTTGTCGGATTTGGTGGGTCGGCTACTTTGCGGTGGTGCGGCGGTCTCATCCTTCTTGTCGGCGGTTGCAGATCGTACTGGTTCTGTTGTTGTTTTGCTTTGTTGTTTGCTTGGGGCTTTTCGGTCCTTGTTGTTGGTTTTCTTGGGAGGTTTTGGGCCTCTCTGTAATAGCTTGTTTTAATAAATAAAGCTTgctttgttcaaaaaaaaaaaaaaacaattggtAAAATATAATCTTTAGAACATGTTCCAATTAAAGGAACAAAAAATCTCGATCCAATTTTTTTCATGATtttcaaaaattgaaaaatcgTAAACAAAATTCGTTCTAGATATTTAAAATCCTTCATGTGGATAACATTCTAAAATTCTTCATGTCTTATTAATGATGAGATTATGACTCGAGAAAAATTTCAACAAATAAGGGCTTTGACATAGTTTGGTATTTGGAGGGGCGAGGAACTCAGGAAGGCACTCTAAGCAATGCCCTAACATATTTGCTTCTCTACTATCATAGTATCATGTTAGAACCCTAGGAGAGAGAGGCTCTtgcttctctcttcctcttcagcTAAACCCCTCCGTGGTTTTCATCCCGACCCGTTTCGTGGTCGATCTCTCTGCCCCGGCGGTGGCAGGTTTGCTTTTCCCTTTGGTTTTCTTCCTTTATCCTGTCACCCAAATCTTCCTCTTCTA harbors:
- the LOC133729250 gene encoding uncharacterized protein LOC133729250 isoform X2 → MWCNWSHKPGVQCFYCQSVFNNPQAVGGHLRVHQEEIKEMKSWNFPGHFSNSEIITSNTQPLTISHPENFSEGAGSHQSRLLSNGVCQFNTDQVQNFMDSMPSLSENALPCFQNNYCGKLPSLVDAVTFDPDLSSNQSPAFKERNILDFFNCNLSQSSGQGEAGQSKKNNGGKRRCSGEAQGNAGTVNELKRTKINSDEMETDSPQKKELLLVKEEDNSNSGSGMPYDVEEGETNLDLSLHL
- the LOC133729250 gene encoding uncharacterized protein LOC133729250 isoform X3; translated protein: MWCNWSHKPCFYCQSVFNNPQAVGGHLRVHQEEIKEMKSWNFPGHFSNSEIITSNTQPLTISHPENFSEGAGSHQSRLLSNGVCQFNTDQVQNFMDSMPSLSENALPCFQNNYCGKLPSLVDAVTFDPDLSSNQSPAFKERNILDFFNCNLSQSSGQGEAGQSKKNNGGKRRCSGEAQGNAGTVNELKRTKINSDEMETDSPQKKELLLVKEEDNSNSGSGMPYDVEEGETNLDLSLHL
- the LOC133729250 gene encoding uncharacterized protein LOC133729250 isoform X1, producing the protein MGINRGKEQGTLPRPSIVIAPASFTSSCKNCIKVFLLTPNLEKGVQCFYCQSVFNNPQAVGGHLRVHQEEIKEMKSWNFPGHFSNSEIITSNTQPLTISHPENFSEGAGSHQSRLLSNGVCQFNTDQVQNFMDSMPSLSENALPCFQNNYCGKLPSLVDAVTFDPDLSSNQSPAFKERNILDFFNCNLSQSSGQGEAGQSKKNNGGKRRCSGEAQGNAGTVNELKRTKINSDEMETDSPQKKELLLVKEEDNSNSGSGMPYDVEEGETNLDLSLHL